The Thermodesulfobacteriota bacterium genome includes a window with the following:
- a CDS encoding MFS transporter codes for MTDKVPPQDSSNLESANFPVSKKVGRWVLLATILGSGMAFIDSTAMNVVVPVLQSELNATIPQVQWIIEAYALFMSSLMLLGGALGDKFGRKRIFSLGIILFTGASIWCGLSPDTSQLIVARAFQGVGGALLVPGSLAIVNISFSDERRGRAIGIWSAFTAITTALGPILGGYLAQNVSWRLVFFINVPLAIIVLATLYWRIPESRKGSGDEKIDIWGSLFATLGLGCIVFGLIDSGNIGFGHPKVIIPLIAGGLFLLAFLYLENRIKYPMMPLNLFKSKTFSGGNLITLLFWGAWSGAVFFIPFNLIQLQDYSAAEVGFAFFPLVIALFVISPWAGGLVAKYGARPPIIVGTVLGAIGFYLFTLPGIGGSYWTTFFPAITVLGIGMAIIISPLTTAVMESISLRESGVASGINNTVGRIAGLLSVAIMGVFALSTFNRNLDLDLSSIELTQQERQVIDDQRIKILLIDIPKEIDDDTKAKVQAAIDNSFLASFRLMMLISAGLVLLGTFVAFVTIERLNTH; via the coding sequence ATGACAGATAAAGTCCCACCGCAGGATAGTAGCAATTTAGAATCAGCTAATTTTCCAGTCAGCAAGAAAGTTGGGAGATGGGTACTTCTTGCAACCATCTTAGGCTCTGGTATGGCGTTTATCGACAGCACAGCTATGAATGTTGTAGTGCCTGTGCTTCAGTCTGAGCTTAATGCCACGATACCACAGGTTCAGTGGATAATCGAAGCCTACGCTTTATTTATGTCCTCTCTTATGCTCTTAGGCGGCGCGTTGGGCGATAAATTCGGGCGCAAGAGAATTTTCTCTCTGGGTATAATACTGTTCACGGGAGCATCTATATGGTGCGGCCTTTCACCAGATACTAGCCAGTTAATTGTTGCAAGGGCCTTTCAGGGCGTAGGCGGTGCTTTGTTGGTTCCGGGAAGTCTAGCAATAGTAAATATCTCATTTAGCGATGAGCGCAGGGGAAGAGCGATAGGAATATGGTCTGCTTTTACAGCCATAACCACTGCGCTAGGTCCGATCCTGGGCGGATATCTTGCCCAGAATGTGTCGTGGCGCCTTGTATTTTTTATTAACGTCCCATTGGCCATAATTGTGCTTGCAACTCTATACTGGCGCATCCCTGAGAGCCGTAAGGGAAGCGGGGATGAAAAAATTGATATTTGGGGATCACTTTTTGCAACTCTAGGGCTGGGATGCATAGTGTTTGGTCTTATAGATTCTGGTAATATCGGTTTTGGACACCCCAAAGTTATCATTCCTTTAATAGCGGGCGGCTTGTTCTTGCTGGCATTCCTATATTTAGAGAACAGAATTAAATATCCTATGATGCCGCTTAATCTTTTTAAATCAAAAACCTTTAGCGGCGGAAACTTAATTACACTTCTTTTTTGGGGCGCTTGGAGCGGCGCAGTCTTCTTTATTCCATTTAACCTTATACAACTTCAGGACTACAGCGCTGCAGAAGTAGGGTTTGCCTTTTTTCCATTAGTCATCGCACTGTTTGTAATTTCCCCATGGGCAGGAGGGCTAGTTGCAAAATACGGCGCTAGGCCGCCAATAATAGTTGGGACAGTCTTAGGAGCAATCGGATTTTATTTGTTTACCTTGCCGGGCATAGGCGGCAGTTACTGGACCACATTTTTCCCAGCCATTACAGTATTGGGGATTGGGATGGCGATTATTATCTCACCACTTACAACAGCGGTAATGGAATCTATATCATTAAGAGAATCAGGTGTTGCCTCCGGTATTAACAACACCGTAGGAAGGATTGCAGGCCTACTATCTGTGGCGATAATGGGAGTATTTGCACTATCTACTTTTAATAGAAATTTAGATCTCGATCTTAGCTCAATTGAGTTAACACAGCAGGAAAGACAGGTAATAGATGATCAGAGAATTAAAATTCTTCTTATAGATATACCTAAGGAAATTGATGACGATACAAAGGCAAAAGTACAGGCAGCTATTGATAATTCCTTTCTGGCAAGTTTTAGATTAATGATGCTTATATCTGCAGGCCTTGTATTGTTGGGTACATTTGTAGCTTTCGTTA
- a CDS encoding TolC family protein produces MNKYYLFLILLALLLQSCMVGPNYEQPQTNLGDDWVGESYSQDYSEQDVDLSWWESLGDPQLTLYVNEAVSSNYDISIASARVREARALRGVSASAYYPQIDSDASYQRFRQSENGIIDIGTLSDLGFADDQGDLYQAGFDAFWEIDIFGGTRRSVEAANARVEAAVENRRDVLISVISEVARNYVELRGAQKGLTVSEKNIRIQTDTLNLVENKYKAGLSSELDVARARAQLESTRSTLPPIRASIRASAYRIAVLLGRRPGALLDELLKTKPIPSTPDIVPIGLPSDLLLRRADLRRVESELMAATADIGVATSDLFPKFFITGAAGLESVSFSDFFDASSGVWSIGPSVSWPIFQGGRIRSNIKVAEAVNDAELSRYQQTILLALEEVESSLVRYAEEELRRRSLNESAKSSQKAVNLAEVVYEKGLADFLTVLDAERTLTEVEDRLVRSETELVVNLIALYKALGGGWESFEEDNLAQK; encoded by the coding sequence CCAATCTAGGGGATGACTGGGTAGGAGAATCTTATTCCCAAGACTATTCAGAGCAAGATGTGGATCTATCATGGTGGGAAAGTTTAGGAGATCCGCAATTAACTCTTTATGTTAACGAGGCCGTCTCGAGTAACTATGATATATCTATTGCCAGCGCAAGGGTAAGAGAAGCAAGGGCCCTTAGGGGAGTTTCAGCTTCAGCTTATTATCCCCAGATAGACTCTGATGCAAGTTACCAAAGATTTAGACAAAGTGAGAATGGAATTATAGATATTGGCACATTGTCTGATTTAGGATTTGCTGACGATCAAGGCGATCTTTATCAAGCAGGTTTTGACGCGTTTTGGGAAATAGACATATTTGGCGGAACCCGCCGCTCTGTGGAAGCAGCAAACGCCAGGGTAGAAGCCGCTGTTGAAAACAGAAGGGATGTATTAATCTCTGTGATCTCTGAGGTTGCAAGAAATTATGTGGAGTTAAGGGGAGCACAAAAAGGGTTAACTGTTTCTGAGAAAAATATCCGCATCCAAACCGATACTCTAAATTTAGTGGAAAATAAATATAAAGCCGGACTCTCCTCTGAGCTCGATGTAGCAAGAGCCAGAGCACAGCTTGAATCAACCCGTTCAACACTTCCTCCGATTAGAGCATCAATTAGGGCAAGTGCATACAGAATTGCAGTTCTTCTTGGACGTCGGCCCGGGGCTTTGCTTGATGAACTTCTAAAAACCAAGCCAATTCCGAGCACCCCGGACATTGTCCCTATCGGACTTCCATCAGATCTTTTGTTAAGAAGGGCCGATCTAAGGCGAGTCGAGAGTGAGCTTATGGCTGCCACAGCCGACATAGGGGTAGCTACCTCTGATTTATTTCCTAAGTTTTTTATAACTGGGGCTGCAGGGCTTGAGAGCGTATCTTTTTCAGACTTTTTTGACGCTTCGAGCGGGGTGTGGTCAATCGGGCCGAGCGTTAGTTGGCCGATTTTTCAGGGCGGCAGAATTCGCTCTAACATAAAAGTTGCCGAAGCAGTCAATGACGCTGAGCTTTCTCGCTATCAGCAGACTATTCTTCTTGCACTTGAAGAGGTTGAGTCTTCACTGGTGCGCTACGCTGAAGAAGAGCTTCGCCGCCGCTCATTAAACGAGTCTGCAAAATCTAGCCAAAAAGCAGTTAACTTAGCTGAGGTTGTCTACGAAAAGGGCCTAGCTGATTTTCTGACTGTGCTGGATGCGGAAAGAACTCTTACCGAAGTTGAGGATAGGCTTGTTAGAAGCGAGACAGAGCTGGTCGTAAATCTGATAGCACTCTACAAAGCATTAGGTGGAGGCTGGGAGTCTTTCGAAGAGGACAATCTAGCTCAGAAGTAG